The genomic window GTAGCAAAATTAaactgagagggcggtaagaaaCTTCGGGACTGCTTACcgctctcagagggcggtaagcgtctagttttgcaattgttttcacgaggaatctatttatttaaatttttaatgaaaaaatataaaaataaaaaaaacttgagtACGGACGCGGGTTTTGATCTTACCCGTGGGTACCCGAAATAAACAGGTTATCTCTCAGCGACTCAGCACGAAAGCCCGTCACCACAGCCACTCAGCACAGCCCACCTCGCCCATTGAACTAAATCTGTAAACCCTAGCCGCACCGCATTGCCGCAAGCTCAGTTGCCCAGATGCGCTGCGGCGCTGACGCCCATTCGCCGTCACCCTCACTCGCGCGACTGGGCGACTGGCGAGTCGCTTCTCCGCCGTTCGCCCTCTCTCCACTCGCCAGGAAGCGAACCCCTAAGTGCCAGTCGCCACGGCCACGCCTCTCGAGCAATAGCCGCCGCTACCGGCCCATCAGATGGAGTCACCGTCCCGTCCACGCCGGCACGCCAACCCTTCGGCCATGTCGCGCCGTCCCGTCCATGGATCCAAGCCGGCACGCCGCACCGTCCCGTCCACGGATCCACGCCGGCACGCCGCGTCGCCGCCCCTTCGGTCTCGCCGTCCCGTCCACGAATCCACGCCAGCACGCCGCCCATTCGGGCTCGACGTTCACGGTGAGCCTTGGGTACGCTTGATTTCGCGGTTAGATTAATTGATCTAGCTATAGATAGAGTGTCAGATGAAATGGGATTAGATGGTTTGTGTCAATTTGGGTTCTGCGTGGGACGACGCGTCTGATCGACGGATTCTACTTCGTTGGTGTGTTTCGCGCTCGATTTCGTGTGATGCGACGAATGGTGGAGCTGCGGGAAGGGTGATTGCTCTAGAGTTTTGCTGGGGTGTGGAATTAGTTAGTATTTTTGTGCTTTAATCTTTTCACGTGACATGCGTTTTGTGTGAGGTGAAAGGAAGTTCTATTCCGCTTAACCAATGCTGCACTATACTTTAAAACTTCCTCCAGGAGTGATGTCTGGCGGTTTTCCTTTGACTAACTAATGTAGCTTTGCATAGTTAACCTGACCGTAGCATTTAAGCAACTCTTCTTCCTTCCTTTTGTTCAAAAAGAAACTCATCTTTCTTTTGGTCTATTAAGAAAAAAGGAACCTCCAGTTAACTTATGTAAAGGGGTGCATAGTCTTTGACTCCACTGTTTCCTGGTCTtattttttgcatttatttACTTGATGGCTTCAGTTATGAAGATTTTGTAAACACTCTTTAAGATGTTGATTGTGCATCTCTGACTAGGCTATCTACTTAATACTTATATTTTAGTGCTCTTGATGTTGTGGTCATGACATATTCTCTTTTATCAACATTGTGCTGATCTGCTCTTGATTGAATGAAAAATTTCTAGATCTGTTTGTATTGTTTCATCTTGCAATAGTTTGTATGCAATCTCCCAGACCCTTTTGTTTGCCTCCTTCATTATGACAAATTGCTAAAAGAGAATATGTTGACTCCAGGAATGTTATTTTAGCCTCCTTTCTTCATTATGAAAAAGGCAACATCTTGCAATATGTTGCCTTCTTTCTAGATCTGTGATCTGCTCTGTTATTTAATACTAGTACTAATGATTTACATTTGCTAGCTGTTGCAGGAATGTCAACTCCAGGAACCAGTGGGTCGCAGGCTGCAggtgcaggagcaggagcagctgCAGGTGCTAGCTGTATGAACTATGAagtatttgtatttgtatttgtatttgtgTTTGTGTTGGACTATTTGTGTTCCTATGGACAGTTGTGTTTATATGTACTGTGGTTATGTCATAGTGTCATGCATGTTCTGGACTATGGACTTAGTTTGATAGCACTTGTGTAGTAGCGTTTGTTAGAATGTCAGTTTCTGTATGAACTATCGCATATTTGTATTTGTGTCGATCTGTCATGTTCATTAGTGGTTCTGAGCTAGCTACTGAGAGTAAAGTGTATATATGTTGGTTTGATTGTTTTAGTGTTCTATCAGTTATGAAGATGTAGACCTGATGGGTCCTCGACGGGTTTCGGATCCCCGATGGGTTCGGGTGCGGGTGTGCATTTCAACCCAAATACTAATTCGGGTACGGGTTGGATTTTGATGTTCTGGTTACGTGGCGAGCGGGTTTTGGTTGAACTTGCACCTGAAccgacccgttgccatccctaattGCAAAGTTGAAAAGTGGACGAAAAGAGAGAAGAATGCTCAAGTGCTCTGAAAACCCTACCTGTGCCTTGCCGCCTCTCCTCTCTGGCGCAGTTCTTGTAACAGCTTGGAGCGCTTCAGCCTATCGCCTCTCGGGCCCATCTGACCCGTTGTGTGTGTGTTGTCTAGGTTCTCGTTCACCCTGCGCCGGGAGGAGGGAAGCGGTGCGGTGCTATGAAGTCTAACCATACTCGCAATGGCGGACAACGAGTAGGatgagaggaaggaggaggtcgATGAGGTGAAGAAACAATTCCCAGTTCCCTTCCTATCTTTTCCTTCGCATCGCTTTTTGTCCGATTAGTTTCACTTTGTTTCGATTTTGGTGGCGACTAAGCCGTTGTTTGGATGCATATCGTTGCTTGGTGCCCGACGAACCAAGCATTTGAAGTTCGGTGAGTAGCTACACGTTGCAAGAGAAAATTAAACTGCCGAGCCCTGAGGGTAGGGTTGATTTGAAGTTCGGTGAGTAGCTACACGTGGAGTGCTTTGTTCGTTCTTCGTTCTATCAGGCAGGACTGAATCAGTTTGATGCACTCAATGCCTTGTGGTTTCGTTTCGTGCATGAGAAACTTACACATTGTATTTGATGCTAGGGTGCTAGAAGCATTGGATTTTCACTCTCGAAATGCTCTTGGTGCTGTCCTGCATTTTTCTATATTTGACAAATAGGTATTATGCGTCATGCAAACAGATGGGTGCATATatgtttaattgtttgtatTGCCACCACAATTAGGCCATGCATTTGGATAGATAGAGCATATACTGTTGACATGCATGTGCATCAAGAATTCTTTAGAAAGTGCATGGTGGGATATGGTATTTGATCTATTTGTGAGTAATGTTTCCACTGTACTCTGTTGCCAACATTTCATAAATCTTTTTTCATGTGTGTGcttgttaataatttttataatgTTTCACAGCTCACTCCTGTTGATCCGACCAAGAAAAAGGAGGTTGTGATCCAAGGACCAAGATCCATCTGATGAAGTGGATAAGTTGGTAGACAAGACAGAGAGCTTGGTAGGTACGTGTAGTATCTCCACTACTTAAAACGTTTGTAAAATCCTTCCGTTGTGCGCGGTCTGCCCCTGCTCCCCCGTCCGCCCGCAATCCAATGCCCCTTCTGCTTCCGCTTCGTCCCGTGTTCGTCCCCTAACCGCTTCGTCACCTTCTTTCCGGTTGTTACGCTAATTTGGAATCCTCATTTGGAATCCAACCGTGAGGCCGTGCCGTCGCAGCCTCTTGTCCTCCACCTCTGCCGCGTCAGCCGCAAAGTTGGCCACTACGACCCCGCTCTTCCCCAGATGCCCCCACCCGCACCAATACACGCACGGTCATGCCTCCCCTTCCTCGCCTCTGCCGCGTCGCAGATCGGCAACGGCAACCGAGGCTAGAGTTCCGACGACCTTGGGCCGATCTGGCGGCGATCGGTGCTTTCCCCCATGTGGAATTGCACGGATCCGGGCCTACTGTGGCCAAATCTGGTAGTGGAGCATCACGTTGATCTTGGTCCTGGTGCCGGTCATGTCGGCGGCTCGGCTGGACtttgatgatgacgacgactcCTGCGTGCTAGACGAGCTGCTAGCCATCGACGAGGAGGCGGAGCGGAGCCGGCTGGACGCGGACAGCGGGGGCGCGGCAGAGGCGGTGCGGTGGGCATAGTCGATGGTGCTGGTCCTCGACAACAACAACACGCGCCGCGCCGTGGACGACCACACTGAGCTGCTGCTTTTGGGGTACGTGCCCTGGTGCGAGAGCAGTGTCTAGCTCATGTCCTGGTTCGCCGAGGTCGCCGCGGCGCTGCATGCGATGGGCAACACTGTCGTGTTTGCCAAGCTCGACAGGGAGTGGTACCCTAAGGTGGCGGCCGCCATCGGGATCAAGGGTTCCCCACCGTGCTCCTCTTCATCAACGGCACCGAGCACGCCTACACTGGCCTCCACACCAAGTGAGGATATTGGTTACTCTCTTGTTTCGTTATCACAGGAGGTGACTTTCACGTGCTTGACAAATTGACTGGCAATTCTCGGTCCCTTGTTGATAGGGACGCGATAGTTACTTTGGTAAGAAAGAAGACTGGTGCGCCGGTCATCAGGCTTCAGTCTAGGGATTCTGCTGAGTTCCTGAAAAAGTATGTGCAATTATTTTTCGTTATTTTGCTCTGTATCGTTCTAAAGACCATGACATATGCTTGAAGTCTCTTAACTCCTAATGTTTAATGTAGGCACCATTCTGCCTCAGTACTCATTCCAGCTATGCGCATGGTGGGTAACATTGTTACTGGAGATGATTTGCAGACTCAGGTAAACTCAATTGGCAATTTGATTTTCCTTTTTACTGTGTCATTTTTGTTTCAATTCATGTATACCCTGCTGTTGCTAAATGAATATGAGCATGTAAGTGCTTGTTGCACTGGTTAAAACATCAGTCCACCCTTGTATGCTTCAAATCTGTCTTGCTACCTTCACTTGTGGTAGATTAACTATGTAGCTGTAGTACTGCGCTAATGTCTAGATATTTTTAAAGCTTCTTTTGTCCTGGGTAGCGTTGTAGATGCACACATGTCTAAGAAGAACATGTAGGAGTTTTTGAGATATTTGCATATTAGTTCTTTGAAGAAAATTGTTTGCATATTTACAATTTAGCATTGTGTAGCATGTTTATAATCAGATACTTGGACGGTGACTTTTGTACATCATACAACTATTAAAATATGTGTAAGCTATGCTGCGCCTATTCATTCATTCAATCGTGCTGCTTACTTTAGTTTGTCCTGGGTATATTTGTTATTCAAGAATGCGGATGAGCTGCCATTTTTACTTGGCAAAAATCTATAACATTATGCTActgcttcttcatctcctttgttgAACTTGTCGACTTGTGCAGTGTACAGGTCTCATGAAACAGATGGTTGTGGACTTGTGGTCTGGTGCAGTGTACAGGTATTTTACCATTCTCTGTTTCTAGCCCTTTCGCTGGCTTCTatgatttcagaatttttcttGCTTCTATGCATTTATGTATGGTTATTAACCTCTTTGGTTTGATGAAATATTTGGTACTATGATATAATGGCTCCCATGAAACATAATTATTTATGCTTCTCTCTGTGTTCATGTAGTTCTTTGTTCAGAAAATATACATGGAAGGATATCCTTTGTGCATTTCTGTTAGAAATAACATTGCTAACCATAATCTCGCATATATTTTTGCAACATGAAGTGTTCattgtacatatatatagttcGACAAAGCTCTTGGCAGCTCTGGTTCTGTTGTACTTGTTTTAATTTAAAGATTCCAAAATTGAGTATATTTGCATTGACTTGGTCATGAGATAGCTGTAGCATGCTGCTAGGTTAGTATTCCATGATGTTGCGCTGTTTCTTTTGTTCCCCCTTAAGGGGATCGTGTGTGTGTCGGCTGGTTCAGCAAATATAAAAAAGGACCATGCTGCTCTATGTTGACAgcaaacaaatatttttgaaaaatcggGCCTCTCAAATATTCTTCTCTCCTTCACTGTTCCTTCTCATTCTCTTTGCCTTCCACCATGTGTATTTGTTATTCTTTACTATATCTTTACATTTTGTCTCCATTTATGCAGTCTGCAGTGTGTGATGTCAAATTAGTCAGAATAACAATTTGGTCAGATTAATTTGATATGTATAATGACATATGTGCATGTCTACTCTGGTTGCCCAAGAAAGCGCATTGATTTGAGACAATCCCATTGATTTTGTGTAAAGATAATGAGGATTGTGGCAAAGATTGTGATAGCGATGATAATTGATAAGGATGTTTTAAAGTCATTAATAATAATTTGAACGGTCCAATCATTTTCtcaattattttttactatttaaTATAACATGTTGAATTATTTGGTATATTTAATATCTTACTCCTGTTTGTTGTTTGCTGCTTTTTGGTTGCTAAAGAAAACTTGAACATCATCTGTATATATCCTGACAAAATTCGTGAGATGCTTCTAGATAATGTATTCTATATTGGCTGGCAACTCTAATTTATTTCCTTGGACCTATACTTATTAATCGTTTTGTTTCTTGTACTAAAAAACATGGAGCTTATTTTTTCCTTGACCTTTTGTATGTCGATA from Phragmites australis chromosome 14, lpPhrAust1.1, whole genome shotgun sequence includes these protein-coding regions:
- the LOC133890118 gene encoding uncharacterized protein LOC133890118 isoform X1; translation: MRCGADAHSPSPSLARLGDWRVASPPFALSPLARKRTPKCQSPRPRLSSNSRRYRPIRWSHRPVHAGTPTLRPCRAVPSMDPSRHAAPSRPRIHAGTPRRRPFGLAVPSTNPRQHAAHSGSTFTVSLGNVNSRNQWVAGCRCRSRSSCRHHSASVLIPAMRMVGNIVTGDDLQTQHYCWMLQFIIRANFKWNMILLLLKLEMMMMLLLLGRVFNILRENNPDLASDRRRTVMRPPQVLREATKKTVFVNFMDLCKTIHRQPEHVMMC
- the LOC133890118 gene encoding uncharacterized protein LOC133890118 isoform X4 translates to MRCGADAHSPSPSLARLGDWRVASPPFALSPLARKRTPKCQSPRPRLSSNSRRYRPIRWSHRPVHAGTPTLRPCRAVPSMDPSRHAAPSRPRIHAGTPRRRPFGLAVPSTNPRQHAAHSGSTFTVSLGCCRNVNSRNQWVAGCRCRSRSSCRHHSASVLIPAMRMVGNIVTGDDLQTQCTGLMKQMVVDLWSGAVYSLRVW
- the LOC133890118 gene encoding uncharacterized protein LOC133890118 isoform X3 yields the protein MESPSRPRRHANPSAMSRRPVHGSKPARRTVPSTDPRRHAASPPLRSRRPVHESTPARRPFGLDVHGMSTPGTSGSQAAGAGAGAAAGTILPQYSFQLCAWWVTLLLEMICRLRSHETDGCGLVVWCSVQSSSLVSQVLPFIIRANFKWNMILLLLKLEMMMMLLLLGRVFNILRENNPDLASDRRRTVMRPPQVLREATKKTVFVNFMDLCKTIHRQPEHVMMC
- the LOC133890118 gene encoding uncharacterized protein LOC133890118 isoform X2, with translation MESPSRPRRHANPSAMSRRPVHGSKPARRTVPSTDPRRHAASPPLRSRRPVHESTPARRPFGLDVHAVAGMSTPGTSGSQAAGAGAGAAAGTILPQYSFQLCAWWVTLLLEMICRLRSHETDGCGLVVWCSVQSSSLVSQVLPFIIRANFKWNMILLLLKLEMMMMLLLLGRVFNILRENNPDLASDRRRTVMRPPQVLREATKKTVFVNFMDLCKTIHRQPEHVMMC